One region of Malania oleifera isolate guangnan ecotype guangnan chromosome 6, ASM2987363v1, whole genome shotgun sequence genomic DNA includes:
- the LOC131158058 gene encoding uncharacterized protein LOC131158058, with protein sequence MESEMQNEYGCGGGDGGGSVSPSSSPPTPPSPLPVSVGPGHQKYVFSSSPSPSPPFSPHPDRRCNSSPHTSADSFPLLLHNKYFYGGATAPPPPPAAALPLAPPSVFSLDLQPTDVDDESHTKSSTCLKDLLEWLVQRCCSCCSWTFFDSFQSHKTA encoded by the exons atggagtcGGAGATGCAGAATGAATATGGATGTGGGGGTGGAGATGGGGGTGGCTCAGTATCACCATCATCGTCCCCTCCGACGCCACCATCGCCTCTGCCGGTGAGCGTAGGGCCTGGGCATCAGAAGTACGTCTTCTCCTCCTCTCCATCTCCATCGCCGCCCTTCTCCCCTCATCCCGATCGTCGTTGTAATTCCAGCCCTCACACCTCCGCCGATAGCTTCCCCCTACTCCTTCACAATAAGTACTTCTATGGCGGCGCCActgctcctcctcctcctccggcGGCGGCACTCCCTCTTGCGCCTCCCTCCGtcttctccttagatcttcaaccCACCGATGTTGATGATGAATCCCATACCAAAAGCTCCACCTGCCTTAAGGACCT GTTAGAATGGTTGGTGCAGAGATGCTGCAGCTGCTGCTCTTGGACATTCTTCGACTCTTTCCAATCCCACAAAACAGCATAG